DNA sequence from the Buchnera aphidicola (Cinara kochiana kochiana) genome:
TTTATTAAGAATTTTCTTACCAGTAACAATTATTTTTGATGCATTTATAACTATGATATAATCACCAGTATCAACATGAGGAGTATACTCGGGTTTATGTTTTCCGCGCAGACGTAAAGATATTTGAGTTGCAAAACGACCTAAAATTTTATTTGTACCATCAACGTAATACCAGGATTTCTTAATATTGTTAACATTAGCTGAAAAACTTTTCATAATATCTTTTACCTGATAGATATAGTTATAAAAATTAAAAAAATTTATTGATTTTATCTAATCAATAATATTTATTATTATAAATATAGCATATATACTAAAAAATATTTATTTATTATAAATATAAACAAAAACAAAACTGGAATGTTATAACATGGATAAAAAAAGAATATTAAATTTTTTACGCAAAAAAATTGATTGTATTGATTATAAAATAATTAAACTACTCTCATCTAGAGAATCTCTTTCAATCAATATATTAAAAAATAAAATATATAATAAATTTAACGTACGAGATAAAAATCGTGAAATAGAACTATTCCAAAATTTATATCAATATAGTAAAAAAAACAAAATTAATCCAATATTTATTAAAAAAATATTTAAAATAATTGTTGAAAATTCTGTTATCATCCAAAAAAACTATAAAAATGAAATATTAAAAAATCAAAAAAAATATTTATGCGCCTACTTAGGACCTATCGGTTCATATTCATCTGCTCTTTTTAATAGAATTTCTAATAATAAAAAAAAATTATTAATACCAAATGAACATAATACTTTTAATTCTGTAATAAAATCCCTCAAAAATGATAATTGTAATTTTGCATTACTCCCTATTGAAAATAGGGTATCAGGAATTATTCCAGAAGTATACGACATACTAAAAAAACATAAAAAAATATACATTATTAAAGAATTTTATGTAAAAATTGAACATCATTTATTTGCAAATAAAAATTGTTTTTTTAATCAAATTAAACAAGTATATAGTCATA
Encoded proteins:
- a CDS encoding prephenate dehydratase domain-containing protein: MDKKRILNFLRKKIDCIDYKIIKLLSSRESLSINILKNKIYNKFNVRDKNREIELFQNLYQYSKKNKINPIFIKKIFKIIVENSVIIQKNYKNEILKNQKKYLCAYLGPIGSYSSALFNRISNNKKKLLIPNEHNTFNSVIKSLKNDNCNFALLPIENRVSGIIPEVYDILKKHKKIYIIKEFYVKIEHHLFANKNCFFNQIKQVYSHIQPFKQCSIFINKFPEWNKKYFNSTSAGMKQLAAEKQKTSAAIGNSIGGSYYNLKKIAINISNINNNITRFILIAKNPKKINSTMSAKITIIIKITNHKINKNKILEILKKRKIKILTMILIKKTSNIIEATYLLDIKAYIESEIIQNTLLDIKKYTKYIKILGCYPIEKNITKLY
- the rplM gene encoding 50S ribosomal protein L13; the protein is MKSFSANVNNIKKSWYYVDGTNKILGRFATQISLRLRGKHKPEYTPHVDTGDYIIVINASKIIVTGKKILNKFYYHHTGYVGGIKKYTLQYMLLHHPERVIARAVKGMLPKGSLGRSIFKKLKVFPFHEHNLNAQQPVFLNI